The DNA window TTCGTGCGGGCATTCGCCACACCCTGCGCGTTCCACACTAGGAACTGGCTCGTCACGAGGAAACAAATCAGTTTGAATATACATAAAAGTATCACCAATTATTcatgaattaaataattcatgGTTAAGAAGCTTTTAATAATTTGCTTCCAACTAATATAGGAAAAGCATTTCCAGGCCACCATTAAAGGAGCGGTGTGATGCATTTTagctaataaaaaaattaaagagaatGTGCACGCCTTAGTTGTATATGTTCACAATCATCACAACCTTCTtttttattgattgaatgaTTTATAATGTCTCCTAGAAAGTTACAGGAACATTTTTGCATcaacttttattgttttttttcttcaatcCCTAAATATGCATTTTGTTATTATTCCAAAATTGCGACCATAGTTTGTCATTAAAACAAGATGTAACCTTTTGCTAATAAACAATGGCGTATCCAGAATTTTATGTTTTAGGTGCGATAAATTGTTACATGATGTGTTATCTTTACTCCAGAATTATATATAGATTTATTTGAGCAAAGTTGcagttattttttaaaagatttaaaaaaaaatcgaacctAAGTTAACATTAGAGGAAAGTGTTCTACCACATCGCTAATGCTctgttataaaaaaaaatctcatcATATTATTATGCTTTATTTTGGGGGTACAATTGTGTACACTGATACAGATTTAAATGAAAATTCGGAAGTCCCAAATTCCATGGACGTAGCAAAAAATCATTTGTAACTTCCAAAGAAGTAAGGAACCATCGTAAGAATCTTAATCTTCAGGGTTCAATATTCTCTCAGCAAGCAATAAATCGTCTGGGGTCGTAACCTGCATTTCAATGTCATTCATATTAGTTTTTCATCTCGGTGCTTATGGTCTACGCATTGAGGTCATTGTTCCAGAGATATTGCAGAGGTCGGGTATAAAGATTTCAAAATGTTCAGGCATAAAGTGTTTCACTACCTTGATGTTGGTGTAAGATCCTTCAGTAATGTACACTGGATGTTTGAGGTGCTCCACTATAGAAACGTCATCGGTAACTTCAAGCCCTTCTCTGCAGAAATCACAGGAGACCAAGAAAACTATGAAATATGTGCCTTtatccacacacacacacacataaatgTTACCACACATCTATATCTTCCGAGTCCTATTGAGCTGAGACATTCGAACAAGGTCTTTATGATGACAACAGATTTCATAAATTTATCTGGTGTGGTTGTTGCCTCACTGCTATTTATTGATTGAATTTGCTATACAAAGTAGGgtatataaaatagaaatatagaaGATTAGTTTAGCGTGGATAAAGAGTCACCTATTTACAAGCTCGAAACCTTTCCTAAGCAAGTCCGGTTTGATAACCTGCACATTATTATAGTTGATCAGTTGTACATACACACTTATTGAATGGTTCAGAAAATCCACGTCGTGCACATGCCCAAATGAAGTTCTGATGCACAGCTACACACCTGTGGGGTTTGCATTTCCCAGAGGGTCTTCCTGTCCAGTGTTTTAACCACAAAAGACTCGGCATTAGCCTGAATCAGTAAAACAAGAGTAAACATATTAGTATTTTTCTCCAGAATGTGAAGCAACACGAATTACTACTTGAAATGAAAATCTGTCATTACACTTGCACAGGTTGttataacttttttttcatCAACCCACGCCCTCGAATCTTAACAACTAATTACTTGAAGGGTTTTATTTTGTCTAAGCATAGGTTTCAGGGGACAGAATTTTAGTGCCCACCTCCTTGATTGTAGCCTTAGCAGGAACACCTAGCACAGCTGCCCCAATTCGCTTGCCATCCTTCAGAACCTGGTAACGAATAACATAATTATGGTTATTGTACTTGTAACTCCAAGCCTAACATTATTTGGCAATATGCATCATCTAAACATACTTAGAAAAAGGTAAACGTGTAAAATCTTAATTAGATTATCAGGATTTAATAATCAAGCACCAAGACACAAATTAAGTACATTGTCAGATGCATCAAGCCATCAACTAACAAATAAATGGAAGTAAATTTAACCTACACATATGTAGCTATAGTCTGCTATGTATAACCAATGATTTAGTGACAGTAATTGGAAAGGAAGTAATTTAACACTGAATAAGAAAATAGCTTGTGTTTCACTTCCCAATGGGACAATTGCAAACAGGATAGAAACTTATAGACTCAGATACAAGTTTCTTACTTTTTTGTACACATCAGATATTCTTAGCTATACCCGTCTTTCTCGTTGATCGTTAAACATATAAAGCCAAAGAATATTATGTTCCCATGATTCCTTGTAACTCTCTTTAACTAATAGTGTTGTTCACAGCAGCAAACAACAATCTCAAACATGTATAGATGATACAAATCTGAAATTCTGTGCTTTAAACTGGCTTCTTTATCAATGACAATTGGATATGAAATAGATTTTTGCACATCTTCTCATTTAAGAAGATGAGTAACACAGCCAAATGGAGAAGTTAACACTTACCTTTGCGACATCTGGAGTTTCCACGAGAGGTCTTGCAGAATCATGTATACAGACTAGCTCAGAATTTACATCAATTGCCTGAAACAAAGTCCTCATTTTTTAGTAGACTTATAAAATATATGACTCTGTTCCAAATAATTCCACATCATCCGAATAGGTATAATTTCTATAATGTGTGCTAAGACTAATTTGGAGAGTTTAGTGTCGACATTGCAGATCAGGGACTAAATTCAACATATGGAAAAACTGCTGATCCTGAAAGTGATTGTGGTTTACCTCAACTTCAGATTATTTTTAGACATCATTAACTTAGTGAATGTGATTattttttgcattaaaatttccaGTGCCGGAAATCTGCACAGGCTGTCAGGCTCACCCGTAAAATGAGGTAGAAGTTCATGTTCCACCTCAGACAGAAACGACGTCGTTCTTGTCTTCACCTAAAACAAATCCTCCTTTTATTTAAGAACCCTCAATCAGGCCATAATCACAATTAACCCTTGAACCCTTCTGAAATTAATAGTAAGTTTTTATCCAGAATAGCCATTCTGGAAAGTGTGTCCCTAAGATAACATACTTAGCTAGTAGCTACCCTTAACTTAAGGAACATGAGGAAGATTCTAGTCATATAAATCAATGAGCAGTTGTAGGCCATTTCAGAACTTTCATTGATAAGGCTTTCATCTTGCGACAACTCATGTGAAAAGGGGAAAATGTACGCAAATGATAAGTTTCTATACAGTAAAGTTAGTACTAGATTCAAACAACTGATGAATACATTACCTCTAATCCACTGTATACAGAATCTTGCCTCTCTTTCCCAGGCAAAGCAAATTTCAGGTCAATGTGAATATTGTCTCTGGCATCTAACACCACAAAAGCAGGTATTAAGTCTTTTGTTGTCTCACAGAATAGGTACCAACCAAGCCATTTCCAGTACATACCACATATACAGGAAGCATTTTCATTTGAGTATTTCTTGAATTAAACAATTGTTTTAGATAACATATTCAGACCTTCAAAAATGTCTCGATACGAAGGATCACATACTACAATAATTTCCTTCACCTCAGGCATCCTCGAGAAAGTGTAGAAACTGCAAGATACATAATAGTGTAGTTCAACAACAAAAAGAGGTTACAAAAATGGAGAAACTCATTCATTCTTATTATTGTCAAATGAATTGTTGTTAAGGAAATATCTCATGATTACACATCATTTGGCATAACCAATAGCATTTACAAGAAAGATATTTAGTTCTTGCACTCACCTGTATAAAGCTATCGGTTGgccaagaagtggaagatactGCTTAGGCATGCTTGCCTGTGAATCAAATAACACAGAATACAATCAACCATGTGATGAATAGCCCTTAGAAGAAGATAAGAAGGTGAAACGAAAAAAAGGAAGCATAAATAATAAAAGACGGAGACATATTCAATATCTAACTTTCCCATTCAAATAAGAAGCCAAAACCAAGTATTGAATCCGTGATGACTTTTGTACTGTATGAACCCATAGTTTCACAAATCATACCAATCAGCAAAAAAGCTAATATAACCAGTCATTAAAACATGATCAATTGACAATGTCACATAGCACCAAGCACTCAACAGTCGATATCATGATATTCTGTGGATTAATGCATCACAAGTCCCAATTTTGACATTCAAACCACACCACAAAATTTTACAGTTGTTCAAACCGAAACCATTAGAGAAATCGTAGTGAGACATGAATGATGACTCACACCCATTCTTTTGCCCTTTCCTCCTGCAAGCAGAACAACAGATACACTTTTCTCTTTGACCACTACATCTGTATCTGAACCCTGCCACTCAATAATCAACACAAAAAACCACATAAATGTCAAATTTCGGAACGAGAACTGAAGTAGAAACTCATCAACTAATCAGGAGCCACACTTACCCCCGCAGAGCAACTGATTGTAGAGAATTTAGGGCTCTTCAAGGAACCGACCTCTCTGCTATTATAAACGGTGGTCAAAGCAAATGAGGGGCGGAATTTAGAGGGAAACACCAAAGTTGCACCGAAACTAAGCGGGATAGAAgaaggggaagcagagagagaGGCTGTAGAGGGTGGGAGGTTTCGAAACTGAAGTGTTGACGACATCTTTGTTACTTGTTCAGAAAATGTCTTCTTGAATGAATGAAAGAAGAGAAGAATGAAATAATGGAATTTTCACACACACCAAATTTCTTATTCTATCAGAAGAAAGTTGAAACAATTGTTTATGTTTTAATATCGCGTAATTTAATAGCCGCCGAAACGCACACAACAATAAATACACGATACTCACAATTCATATGCTATATCAGAGTGTTGATGCAAGTTAATTATCTAAGATTGAATTTGCTAAGGTTGTTCACGCAATTTCGTCACTTGCTTTTTTtcatttgaaatttatttaaaaatagatattctcaaaaataaaacacaaaattaaatatttgagaAATAAATGTAATTGAAGTCTTAAAATTACGCAATTAAAAGTAAATATAAcaaaaatgaaattccttaaaagaacataatcaaattaattaaataaaaataacaaataaccTAATCAGCGTCCAAATTGCTCGACACTTGTTTGGTGATGTTGCCGGCGTCCAAATTGCTCATCTCTCGACACTTGTTTCGCGATGTTGCCGGCTCATCGCTCATCCCCAACGTGTCTTGGAACCACACATACTAATTTGTGCAATACAAATATGGTCGATCTAGTTTCATAGCACAACAAAAAGGTCTGTAAATTTTATTGCTCCTATTGGTAGAATTAAGTAAATGATGAGACACAAGGTGTAACTTTACATGGTATGAATGATCTTTAAAAATCATGACTTAGTTGAGCCTATAAATACAAAATCAAAGGGAATGGATTAGGTGATCATATGCTCAATCTCTTGTTTTCTGATCTCCTCAATTTAGCACACTCTCCAATTAAAGAGAATCTTCTTCCACCCTTGGGTTGTACTTGTACACCCTGCACAAGGAACACAAGTTCACCAACATGGTTCGCGAATATACCCACCCGGTCGGGTCACACTTTCGATATCAGCATATTAGTACCATTTCTAATTCTAGATAATCGCGTTGACAGTCGAACGTGTTATACAGGCTTAGCCTGAGCCACCGTGCTCGGGTTAGGAACGAAAATCGATTTATTTGATACTAATACGTAAATAACATCAAATGTGACTTGACTCAAAACAGAACACAACCTACCTTTCTTCTTCCTTGAGGTCTGCGGTTATTCCAACATAAGAAGGCGCTGCAACCACCTGCGCCGCTGCTAGACTCATATCCCCTGCAAAAGAATGATGACACCGTTAAGCATCTATAGATTCTGAAATATGAAATGGTTAGACTGACTTACATGTTATCCGGGAAGGTGGTGGCGTTATGCAGCAAGCTCGGAGATATTGGGTGATGGCCGATCTTGTTAACTGTCTGGTCATTCATTTTCAGTACTTTAATCTCATGATGCAACTCATCTTCCCATTGCTGCACCTTCGAATTCAATACATGTGGATGATCTATGCCATCCTGTGGCAGCACTTGATTCCTTTCTGGCTTCCACGATGCAGTGGCTCCTTTCTCCATTGCATGCATCCACGCGGTTTCCAACCTTTGCTCGTGGATAATGGATTCAATTCTCCGCAAGGGGAGATCTGATTTGCCATCTTCCGATGTACTAACGTCTGCAGAGGAAGTTCTGACTCTCCAGTCGTGCAGCAGACTTACCCTAACCTCCGCGTTGCTTCTTAAAATCAATTCAAATACATTAGTGATGCTGCTGACAAAACCTAGTGCTCTGCTCTTGGTGTTACTATCCTCAAACGCAATGTCGGCAATCAAGCCACCTGCATGAAGAAACTTGTCACGAATTTTGCAACAACGAAAGCTTTCCATAAGCATGCTCTTGAAATGATCACGTGATTTACCTTTCGTTTCAGACAAACAAACAAGCTTTCCATGAGCATGAAGTAGTTGCCTCAATGTCTTAGAATGGCACTTCTCAATGCATTGGATCCAGATATTATTCAACATCTTCGAATCCATGCATGTCATTGTCGTTTGACCAGTTGCGAAATCACCATTTGAGCCTGTCAGATTTCCTCTATCGCTGAATTGGCTTTGATTGGGTTTGGCAATTTGTCTGACTGGTTTTTCGTTGCTCGTTGAATTGCAGTGAGCAGCAACCATAAAGGGCGAGGGCGAACCTGGCTTTTGAGGTGCAAATTGTGCATCTGAGTTCTGCTTCGGGACAGTAGCTTCTCTAACCATACTCATGTGCTCCTCGTCAGTTGCCTTTGAACTCTGTCGTCGACTACTGGTGGACTGAGTTCGATCTGGAGAAGACATTGATCCTAATTGTAATAGGGTTGCAGTGAACCAGGTTGATCGTTCCGTTGAAACTCTGAGATGCTTTTCCGCCTCAGACAGTAGAGTTAATGCGTGCTTAAGTCTGTCCGATTCTCTTTCAGTCACTGAAAATTCAACCATCAATGGTTTCAGAAATGGTGAGATACCAGCACTGGATAAGTAAGCATTTGAAGCAACAAATATCATCATTGAATACTCCATCAACCCCACCCCCACAACCTTCACTCCTTTGTTTCCTCTTTTATTACTGTTTTTCAAATTCTTCATACATAATAACTTGAATGTGGTAATCAATACCACAAATTTACATATAtgagaaaataaacaaaaaaataacttGATGAACTGAGGATGCTATACAACGAACTATTCATAGACAATGATTTACCTTAGCATATTTATAGGTATTAATAATGATTCTACTATTATATCTTCTTCGATAATAGGGAAAATCATCTGAAATCTTATGCAGTTATCACTTTTCAATTATATGAACCTAGAACAAAACAAAGTAGAATTTGATGCTAAACAAAAGACAAAGTGAAGGCATGCTAAACATAGTAAAAGTAACTAACTTACAATTTTTCCCACCAAAGAACAGATAGTTGTCCTTTGCATCAGCATTTGAATAAGTCCCAGCAATAATATCCACAATAAGTGTCACCAACTGAGAAATTAGTACTAATGGATCAACACCCGAATCCATTAATTCCCTCGCTCTTCTAACCGTCTCTGTAGCATTTGATGACATTGCTAACTCCAGAAGATCCAGTAATTTATCCTCAGAGACAACTCCCATCTGCATAAGAAGCATCAGATGAAAATTCGTCATAACTTAATAAACTATTCAGCTTCATTAGAAGTCATGGAGACGAAATAATCCATAGATATCGACATACACTTTTTTATTAGCCAGATAACCATGAAAAATCTTGTTTAAGCAAGAGcaagatttcattttttttaactaaaatGGGCAagaaaattaccaaaaatagttcTTCATCTGAATGCAAGTCGGAAAGAAAAAAGATTATTCAGAATCACAGGCAGGACAATAAGATTTAACTTACAAGCTCATTCACCAGGGACTTAGTGATTCGTTTCCCAAACAAACTCAACTGGTCCAGCATGGTTTCTGCATCTCGTGGTGAACCATCTGCATTTGAGGCAATCAACTCTAGCGCATTTGGATCAACATCTAAGTTCTCATCAGTTGCAAGCTTCTTTAGGCGAGTAACAATATCGCCATTGCTAATCTTGTTGAAAATGTGCTTCTGGCACCGAGCCAATATAGAGCGTGGTACATTGTCAACATCTGTTGTAATGAGTACAAAAACAATACGTGGCAATGGTTTTTCAAGCAACCGAAGAAATGCCAGCCATGTTCTCGAGGGAAGTAAATGGCACTGGTCAATGACAAAAATCTTGTAATGTGGAAGTGCCGAGGGATGAACCGCTGATATGTTTCTTAACAGAATTTTCAGTTGGTCAATTCCCTTCTTATTGGAGCCTTTAAATTCTTCAAGATACCTGCTCTTCCCAGACATGAAATCAGTACACTCCCTGCAGATCCCACAGGGTTTACTCTCTTCAGTGGCAATGCAATTCAAAGCAGCAGCAAAGATTCTAGCCGCTGAAGTTTTACCAATGCCACGAGCACCTTGAAATAGATAAACCGGAGCAATCCGCCTTCTTGAAACTGCACTGGTAAGAGATTGAACAACTATGTTTTGGCCAATTAATTCGTCAAAAAGCATTGGCCTATATTTGTGGCTCAGGCTTCTGAGATTCTCTGGTGAACCTTCTTCACATGCTTCCTCGTTCAAAGCTACCACCTCAAGCCCTTCCTGACTTCTACAACTTGAAGACCACCTCCTACCATCCAACCGGCTCAAGGCCTCCAAATCAAGCTCTGTCAAATTTGTTGAGAGCTCATCATCACTGTTCCCACTTCTCATGGATAATCTTCCAGCAGCACTATTGCCAATAAGAGGAATGAGGCTTTGACCTGCTGTCTTGGAGCCGAGTCTCCTCTTGTTGGAAGCCAAAGGCAAACGATGATGTCTTTCATGGGACGTGGTCTGACTACCACAAAACAAGCTGCTTCCTTTCCTTCTTAGAGCATCAGAAAGAGACGGAGAACAAGAACTCCCATATCTAGACTTAGGTGTCGACCTTCTAGACCAGTAACAAGGAATTCCACAACCCTGACGTCCAGGCAAATCCAACTGATCGTCCCCGTCATCACCAGCACCATTCAATGACCCAGTGGTGGCATCCCAAGACTCGACAGTACTTGGGTTCCTAACAGCATATCTATTATAAGAGCTTGTCGACAATGCTTGTGTGCTATACGAAACAGAATCATCCTCCTTCCTATGACTCCTCAACAACTTTGTCGGTGAACGAGACCAACCTTTCTTCTTGAGCCTAGCAAGCAAAGGTGATATTGCAGAATCTCTCCCTAAATCCTCAGAATTGCAATAGTCACCATTGTCATCAGACTGATCCACCAATTTATCCAAATCATCCCCCCTCATTCTCACACCAGGCGAACAGTCAGCGACATTCTTAGCATACCTACTCAATATCATCCTCATCTGCAACTTCTCCTTTTGATGCCTAGAACCACCACTAGAGCAATTACCCCTCTTCGACTTCTTCTTAATAGTACGCCTAATAGATGGCGTACAGTCTTTACACTTAGACACCGACGAACCATACCTATCACTCAAATAACCATCACTTTTCGAATCATTCCCACCGCCATTCAAACTACCCCCCTCTCGAGTAGACGAGGACCCCTCATCTTCACCATTCTGCCTACTCTTCTCACTCTCAGGCTTCTGATTCCTCCAGTTATACAAATAAACCCTCCCCCTATCCCCTTTCACTTTCCTACCACCAGCATTATTACTATTCCCACTCCCTACAAGCGAAGGAGGGTGGTGCAAAATGTGTTGAGAGGGAGAAGCAACGGCATTACCATTGCTCTTGTAGTGAAGCTTGGAGAGAGATCTTGCAGAGCCAAGAGGCGGAGAGCGCCAAGATGAGGAGGTGCCGGGGTCCCTGAGCACTCTGGCGGCCTTCCTGATTTGGGTCAGCTCCTTCTTCAAATGCAGGTTGCTGGGCCGGTGATCAATCCCGCCGCCGCCGTCAACTGACATCATAACTCCGCTCCGCTCCGCTGCAGTAAATCAGGAAATGGGAAAGAGGTGCATACATAtacaatacaaatatacaaTACACGATGTAGTGGTAATTAATTCATTGCAAGCATTTTGTTTAGGAAGACAGATCTGTGGATCTTAATAGCCTTTCTTTAATGGGCACTTCTGCCCAACCTAACATAAATAATGGATTTGAAGGCAATAATTACTGCTCAATTATTTCCATGGTTTAAGGCGCACAGCAAATAATTGAAATGGAATCACTCCTTTTTCCCTCCCTCGCAATATTACGTTGTGATGAACTGTCGGAATTTCCGTTTTTTACTTTAGGGCTTGTTTGTTTCTTTTCCCCGACCATgcaaaatataaattcattattttaatttttatttccaaaCTAGGGCATTCACATTGCCCTAAATCACTTCTACTATAAAATACTCACAATACACATGTGACATGTCACAaattatggagtattaaatattcatttactttttttaattcatcATTTAACTTATAAGACGAGCttaatgaataattttattcGGTTTGTATAATAGAGTTATTAAGTCTAATTAAGAAtccaatcatccaaacacatcCCATTTTAAAATCTTTCACtctcaattttgaaaaaaaatctagTCTTTGAAATATCAAGTTGGCAATATGAGTTGGTATCCAACTAATAAATTTTTGACAAATGTAATTTTGTTGATATGGAAACTAGTGTAGACATACCAGTTGTCAAAAAATAATCATACTATGTATGGCTAAGCATATTTTTGTTTCTTCGTATCTAAATCGTTGGAATCTACAAGGATTTAGTGCATGAAATAAAATTTAGGGAGTCAGTGAATGTTGATGGTAATTAAGAAGATAATTGAGATTCTGGACTCTAACAATAGAGTACTCAATCATATTTTGGTGTAAAACAGTATGTTATAACTTTTAGTGCTTGTTTGATAGCCTAGATAATGCCAAGATATATGAGTTATATGAGTTATTTGGTTGTTTGGTAGATAAAATAAGGTCATGTTATGCCATCAAAGTCCATATCAGCCTGATGAGGTCTGAAGCGAATTAGTTAAAAAAGATGGATTATTTAACATCCCAAAAGAGTGAGATGACATATCCTTATCTTAAAGCCCATCTTGATTAATTATCTTATATTAATTTAACATGTCTACCAAACATGCACTTAGTGTTTTAGTTTTTCAATATAGCACAATTGACAAATTCGTTAAATTTTGATGGTCAACTCAGTTTCGACCTTTTTAAACAATTAAATTGGTTGTCAACCTTATATTTTTTGGTAAACTGATCCTCATTAGCATCATAATTTTCAAATAGGTTTTTTCATGTCAAATTATTGGCTATtctatttagagcatccgcaatgggcggacgatggcacgcctgtcgcggacgatggccattgtccgcgccatcgtccgcctcattgtggaggtcgcggacgatcgtctgcggacgatggcacgcggtttcgtttttttataaataccgttcatttgtaacatttcatttcacgcgatttcattttcgaaacttacaattacataattactacgaaatggattcaagccccaatagtcctacgtttagcgcaggggcgcattggccgggtacagaacccggcgattatcgttcgttcgacaccaacacccattacgatcccgatttcagtacggaatcgtatgggttgtctgacatggagccgtctccgcaccgcccaaccgcagcggccgatcccgaccccgccgcgaccgcttccaccccagccagaaagaagcggaaccggcagcgggcgcagaagttgccgcctcccggtgattgcgatgagtacgcccccggtcgtacgaactacaacggcgacgaaactctcactttggctcggtgttgggtagatatatcggaagatccgatattcgcgaacaaccagcgacagatcgcgtactgggaacgcatcgcggacctctacaattcggtcaagccgccgatcgcgtacaagcgcaagcgtgagcaactccgcaagcactgggatcaagtcaagaagcaagtgaacttgtacgcggcggagttcgagaagatCACGCGGTCACAGGTGAGCGGCGAGAGCGCGAGCAACATGCGCActaaagcgatgttgtcgtaccggtcgatgttcggcgatttcaagcacgaggccatctgggcgctcttgagggagaaggagaagttccaaggtggaattctgcacactggtgcgccaaagaggacgaaggtcaccgaagttggtgattacacgagcagcggcagcggcagtcacccggttgacctcaaccggacgtacgtggatgaagggagttccggcacaccggtgtccttccggcgtcctcccggcgtcaaggctgcgaaggccaaggggaaggcgaccgcgacctcatcgtcgaccgctgcaacccaagctccggtcccggtagagctcccgacccagacggccaccgcgtttgagtcgttagcaacaacgtcgatggcaaggacgatgttgcagacgcacagggccctcaagaagtgtaccgaccccgacgaagccgaatatctccgggcgttactcgatgagctgtgtcggaagttgggaattggtccgacttagtttttttttttattagttcaatgatgtaacttttttttattaaaacttcgccgtttgttatttagaccgttttttatttactcgttacttgttatttgaaaacagttaaattaattaaacaaaacaataaaatgatgatgtggcgcgccatagggcgccccactgcagatggggaggtaggaggataaaactgctaacgtggcgcgccatagggtgcgccttagggcgcctCATTGGTAATGCTCTTAGTTTTTAGGTATTCAGATTTTCCAGTCGAGGTTGGCCATCTGTGTTGTGGGTTGTTGGAAACTCTCAGTCGATGTCGGGTCCATCGAAATAGTGAGCTCTTAGTGTACGGATAAAGATGTGATTTTAGATGATATCATTGGCTATTCATTTGcatattcataatttaaatacataatataatttacaaattaattttttatatttcataaaAACTAATTATATTTCTTTGTTAAGTTGATCAAAATGTATgtctaaaaaatgaa is part of the Salvia splendens isolate huo1 chromosome 6, SspV2, whole genome shotgun sequence genome and encodes:
- the LOC121808317 gene encoding 2-C-methyl-D-erythritol 4-phosphate cytidylyltransferase, chloroplastic-like; this translates as MSSTLQFRNLPPSTASLSASPSSIPLSFGATLVFPSKFRPSFALTTVYNSREVGSLKSPKFSTISCSAGGSDTDVVVKEKSVSVVLLAGGKGKRMGASMPKQYLPLLGQPIALYSFYTFSRMPEVKEIIVVCDPSYRDIFEDARDNIHIDLKFALPGKERQDSVYSGLEAIDVNSELVCIHDSARPLVETPDVAKVLKDGKRIGAAVLGVPAKATIKEANAESFVVKTLDRKTLWEMQTPQVIKPDLLRKGFELVNREGLEVTDDVSIVEHLKHPVYITEGSYTNIKVTTPDDLLLAERILNPED
- the LOC121808316 gene encoding protein STICHEL-like, which codes for MMSVDGGGGIDHRPSNLHLKKELTQIRKAARVLRDPGTSSSWRSPPLGSARSLSKLHYKSNGNAVASPSQHILHHPPSLVGSGNSNNAGGRKVKGDRGRVYLYNWRNQKPESEKSRQNGEDEGSSSTREGGSLNGGGNDSKSDGYLSDRYGSSVSKCKDCTPSIRRTIKKKSKRGNCSSGGSRHQKEKLQMRMILSRYAKNVADCSPGVRMRGDDLDKLVDQSDDNGDYCNSEDLGRDSAISPLLARLKKKGWSRSPTKLLRSHRKEDDSVSYSTQALSTSSYNRYAVRNPSTVESWDATTGSLNGAGDDGDDQLDLPGRQGCGIPCYWSRRSTPKSRYGSSCSPSLSDALRRKGSSLFCGSQTTSHERHHRLPLASNKRRLGSKTAGQSLIPLIGNSAAGRLSMRSGNSDDELSTNLTELDLEALSRLDGRRWSSSCRSQEGLEVVALNEEACEEGSPENLRSLSHKYRPMLFDELIGQNIVVQSLTSAVSRRRIAPVYLFQGARGIGKTSAARIFAAALNCIATEESKPCGICRECTDFMSGKSRYLEEFKGSNKKGIDQLKILLRNISAVHPSALPHYKIFVIDQCHLLPSRTWLAFLRLLEKPLPRIVFVLITTDVDNVPRSILARCQKHIFNKISNGDIVTRLKKLATDENLDVDPNALELIASNADGSPRDAETMLDQLSLFGKRITKSLVNELMGVVSEDKLLDLLELAMSSNATETVRRARELMDSGVDPLVLISQLVTLIVDIIAGTYSNADAKDNYLFFGGKNLTERESDRLKHALTLLSEAEKHLRVSTERSTWFTATLLQLGSMSSPDRTQSTSSRRQSSKATDEEHMSMVREATVPKQNSDAQFAPQKPGSPSPFMVAAHCNSTSNEKPVRQIAKPNQSQFSDRGNLTGSNGDFATGQTTMTCMDSKMLNNIWIQCIEKCHSKTLRQLLHAHGKLVCLSETKGGLIADIAFEDSNTKSRALGFVSSITNVFELILRSNAEVRVSLLHDWRVRTSSADVSTSEDGKSDLPLRRIESIIHEQRLETAWMHAMEKGATASWKPERNQVLPQDGIDHPHVLNSKVQQWEDELHHEIKVLKMNDQTVNKIGHHPISPSLLHNATTFPDNMGYESSSGAGGCSAFLCWNNRRPQGRRKGVQVQPKGGRRFSLIGECAKLRRSENKRLSI